A portion of the Falco naumanni isolate bFalNau1 chromosome 9, bFalNau1.pat, whole genome shotgun sequence genome contains these proteins:
- the LHX3 gene encoding LIM/homeobox protein Lhx3 isoform X1, whose protein sequence is MLLERVRAGSEKAAELCPFPRSPEIPLCAGCNQHIVDRFILKVLDRHWHSKCLKCSDCQTQLAEKCFSRGDGVYCKEDFFKRFGTKCAACQQGIPPTQVVRRAQDFVYHLHCFACIVCKRQLATGDEFYLMEDSRLVCKADYETAKQREAESTAKRPRTTITAKQLETLKNAYNNSPKPARHVREQLSSETGLDMRVVQVWFQNRRAKEKRLKKDAGRQRWGQYFRNMKRSRGTSKSDKDSIQEEGPDSDAEVSFTDEPSMSEMSHSNGIYSNLNEASPALGRQPGTNGSFALDHSGIPAQDQYHDLRSNSPYGIPQSPASLQALPGHQPLISSLVYPDNGLGIMGQSGQGVPQSMRVLAGNGPSSDLSTGSSGGYPDFPASPASWLDEVDHAQF, encoded by the exons ATGCTGCTGGAGCGGGTCCGCGCCGGCTCGGAGAAGGCAGCGGAGCTCTGCCCCTTCCCGCGGAGCCCAG AGATCCCGCTGTGCGCCGGCTGCAACCAGCACATCGTGGACAGGTTCATCCTTAAGGTCCTGGACCGGCACTGGCACAGCAAGTGCCTGAAATGCTCCGACTGCCAGACGCAGCTGGCCGAGAAGTGCTTCAGCCGCGGGGACGGCGTGTACTGCAAGGAGGACTTCTTCAA GCGCTTCGGGACGAAGTGTGCCGCCTGCCAGCAGGGCATCCCCCCGACCCAGGTGGTGCGCCGGGCCCAGGACTTCGTTTACCACCTGCACTGCTTCGCCTGCATCGTCTGCAAACGGCAGCTGGCCACCGGCGACGAGTTCTACCTCATGGAGGACAGCAGGCTGGTCTGCAAGGCAGACTACGAGACGGCCAAGCAGAGAG AGGCTGAGTCCACGGCCAAGAGACCCCGCACCACCATCACGGCCAAGCAGCTGGAGACCCTCAAAAACGCTTATAACAACTCGCCCAAACCGGCTCGGCACGTCCGGGAACAGCTTTCATCGGAGACGGGGCTGGACATGCGGGTGGTGCAG GTCTGGTTCCAGAACCGCAGGGCCAAGGAGAAAAGGCTGAAGAAGGACGCGGGGAGGCAGCGATGGGGTCAGTACTTCAGGAACATGAAGCGATCCCGGGGGACCTCCAAGTCCGACAAGGACAGCATCCAGGAGGAGGGGCCCGACAGCGATGCCGAGGTCTCCTTCACAG ATGAGCCCTCTATGTCTGAAATGAGCCATTCCAATGGGATTTACAGCAATCTCAATGAAGCATCCCCTGCTCTGGGGAGACAGCCTGGGACCAACGGGAGCTTTGCTCTGGATCACAGTGGCATCCCAGCTCAGGACCAGTACCACGACCTGCGATCCAACAGCCCCTATGGGATACCCCAGTCACCAGCTTCCTTGCAAGCACTGCCAGGCCACCAGCCTTTAATCTCCAGCTTGGTTTACCCAGACAACGGCTTGGGCATCATGGGACAAAGCGGACAAGGTGTGCCCCAGTCCATGAGGGTCCTGGCTGGGAACGGACCCAGCTCCGACCTCTCCACCGGCAGCAGCGGGGGATACCCGGAtttccctgccagcccagcctctTGGCTGGATGAAGTCGACCACGCTCAGTTTTGA
- the LHX3 gene encoding LIM/homeobox protein Lhx3 isoform X2, producing the protein MQQIPLCAGCNQHIVDRFILKVLDRHWHSKCLKCSDCQTQLAEKCFSRGDGVYCKEDFFKRFGTKCAACQQGIPPTQVVRRAQDFVYHLHCFACIVCKRQLATGDEFYLMEDSRLVCKADYETAKQREAESTAKRPRTTITAKQLETLKNAYNNSPKPARHVREQLSSETGLDMRVVQVWFQNRRAKEKRLKKDAGRQRWGQYFRNMKRSRGTSKSDKDSIQEEGPDSDAEVSFTDEPSMSEMSHSNGIYSNLNEASPALGRQPGTNGSFALDHSGIPAQDQYHDLRSNSPYGIPQSPASLQALPGHQPLISSLVYPDNGLGIMGQSGQGVPQSMRVLAGNGPSSDLSTGSSGGYPDFPASPASWLDEVDHAQF; encoded by the exons ATGCAGC AGATCCCGCTGTGCGCCGGCTGCAACCAGCACATCGTGGACAGGTTCATCCTTAAGGTCCTGGACCGGCACTGGCACAGCAAGTGCCTGAAATGCTCCGACTGCCAGACGCAGCTGGCCGAGAAGTGCTTCAGCCGCGGGGACGGCGTGTACTGCAAGGAGGACTTCTTCAA GCGCTTCGGGACGAAGTGTGCCGCCTGCCAGCAGGGCATCCCCCCGACCCAGGTGGTGCGCCGGGCCCAGGACTTCGTTTACCACCTGCACTGCTTCGCCTGCATCGTCTGCAAACGGCAGCTGGCCACCGGCGACGAGTTCTACCTCATGGAGGACAGCAGGCTGGTCTGCAAGGCAGACTACGAGACGGCCAAGCAGAGAG AGGCTGAGTCCACGGCCAAGAGACCCCGCACCACCATCACGGCCAAGCAGCTGGAGACCCTCAAAAACGCTTATAACAACTCGCCCAAACCGGCTCGGCACGTCCGGGAACAGCTTTCATCGGAGACGGGGCTGGACATGCGGGTGGTGCAG GTCTGGTTCCAGAACCGCAGGGCCAAGGAGAAAAGGCTGAAGAAGGACGCGGGGAGGCAGCGATGGGGTCAGTACTTCAGGAACATGAAGCGATCCCGGGGGACCTCCAAGTCCGACAAGGACAGCATCCAGGAGGAGGGGCCCGACAGCGATGCCGAGGTCTCCTTCACAG ATGAGCCCTCTATGTCTGAAATGAGCCATTCCAATGGGATTTACAGCAATCTCAATGAAGCATCCCCTGCTCTGGGGAGACAGCCTGGGACCAACGGGAGCTTTGCTCTGGATCACAGTGGCATCCCAGCTCAGGACCAGTACCACGACCTGCGATCCAACAGCCCCTATGGGATACCCCAGTCACCAGCTTCCTTGCAAGCACTGCCAGGCCACCAGCCTTTAATCTCCAGCTTGGTTTACCCAGACAACGGCTTGGGCATCATGGGACAAAGCGGACAAGGTGTGCCCCAGTCCATGAGGGTCCTGGCTGGGAACGGACCCAGCTCCGACCTCTCCACCGGCAGCAGCGGGGGATACCCGGAtttccctgccagcccagcctctTGGCTGGATGAAGTCGACCACGCTCAGTTTTGA
- the LHX3 gene encoding LIM/homeobox protein Lhx3 isoform X3 → MLRLPDAAGREVLQPRGRRVLQGGLLQVVRRAQDFVYHLHCFACIVCKRQLATGDEFYLMEDSRLVCKADYETAKQREAESTAKRPRTTITAKQLETLKNAYNNSPKPARHVREQLSSETGLDMRVVQVWFQNRRAKEKRLKKDAGRQRWGQYFRNMKRSRGTSKSDKDSIQEEGPDSDAEVSFTDEPSMSEMSHSNGIYSNLNEASPALGRQPGTNGSFALDHSGIPAQDQYHDLRSNSPYGIPQSPASLQALPGHQPLISSLVYPDNGLGIMGQSGQGVPQSMRVLAGNGPSSDLSTGSSGGYPDFPASPASWLDEVDHAQF, encoded by the exons ATGCTCCGACTGCCAGACGCAGCTGGCCGAGAAGTGCTTCAGCCGCGGGGACGGCGTGTACTGCAAGGAGGACTTCTTCAA GTGGTGCGCCGGGCCCAGGACTTCGTTTACCACCTGCACTGCTTCGCCTGCATCGTCTGCAAACGGCAGCTGGCCACCGGCGACGAGTTCTACCTCATGGAGGACAGCAGGCTGGTCTGCAAGGCAGACTACGAGACGGCCAAGCAGAGAG AGGCTGAGTCCACGGCCAAGAGACCCCGCACCACCATCACGGCCAAGCAGCTGGAGACCCTCAAAAACGCTTATAACAACTCGCCCAAACCGGCTCGGCACGTCCGGGAACAGCTTTCATCGGAGACGGGGCTGGACATGCGGGTGGTGCAG GTCTGGTTCCAGAACCGCAGGGCCAAGGAGAAAAGGCTGAAGAAGGACGCGGGGAGGCAGCGATGGGGTCAGTACTTCAGGAACATGAAGCGATCCCGGGGGACCTCCAAGTCCGACAAGGACAGCATCCAGGAGGAGGGGCCCGACAGCGATGCCGAGGTCTCCTTCACAG ATGAGCCCTCTATGTCTGAAATGAGCCATTCCAATGGGATTTACAGCAATCTCAATGAAGCATCCCCTGCTCTGGGGAGACAGCCTGGGACCAACGGGAGCTTTGCTCTGGATCACAGTGGCATCCCAGCTCAGGACCAGTACCACGACCTGCGATCCAACAGCCCCTATGGGATACCCCAGTCACCAGCTTCCTTGCAAGCACTGCCAGGCCACCAGCCTTTAATCTCCAGCTTGGTTTACCCAGACAACGGCTTGGGCATCATGGGACAAAGCGGACAAGGTGTGCCCCAGTCCATGAGGGTCCTGGCTGGGAACGGACCCAGCTCCGACCTCTCCACCGGCAGCAGCGGGGGATACCCGGAtttccctgccagcccagcctctTGGCTGGATGAAGTCGACCACGCTCAGTTTTGA